One segment of Nothobranchius furzeri strain GRZ-AD chromosome 13, NfurGRZ-RIMD1, whole genome shotgun sequence DNA contains the following:
- the pld3 gene encoding 5'-3' exonuclease PLD3 produces the protein MKTDISYNPLADAERRRPPSHRGAQLYARCLIPVASVACLLLVAMAIYNFLTPEAFSHHHHEEASAEGSVRREKSCSDPCKVVLVESIPEGLEFNSSTTHPSIYQAWINLMKEARSSVDIASFYWTLTNKDTNTSEPTASQGEDVLKRLAELSRALKVRVAVNAPEKQPQDDLQLLRSSGADVRTVDMKKLTSGVLHTKFWLVDRKHLYIGSANMDWRSLTQVKELGAVVYNCSCLAADLEKIFEAYWYLGGAQSIPSPWPSRFSTAFNKETPLQLPLNNTPASVYLSSSPPSFCASGRTSDLQSILGVIADADRFVYIAVMNYQPTMEFSHPKRYWADIDTQLRRVAYERRVKVRLLISCWDHSQPLMFSFLRSLASVYEPMSKLDVQVRLFVVPSNPRQKQIPFARVNHNKYMVTDKVAYIGTSNWSGDYFVNTAGSALVVNQTESGSSEPTVQSQLKAVFERDWFSNHSTPLSPEALEAFC, from the exons ATGAAGACCGACATCTCTTATAACCCG CTGGCGGACGCGGAGCGCAGGCGGCCGCCGTCCCACCGCGGCGCACAGCTG TACGCGCGATGCTTGATCCCTGTGGCCTCTGTGGCCTGTCTGCTCCTTGTTGCCATGGCGATCTATAACTTCCTGACCCCAGAGGCCTTCTCCCATCATCACCACGAGGAAGCTTCTGCAGAAGGAAGCGTTCGTCGTGAGAAGTCCTGCTCAGATCCCTGCAA AGTGGTTCTGGTGGAGAGCATCCCAGAAGGCCTGGAGTTTAACTCCAGCACCACCCACCCCTCCATCTACCAGGCGTGGATCAACCTGATGAAGGAGGCGCGCAGCAGCGTCGACATCGCCTCCTTCTATTGGACGCTCACTAACAAGGACACTAATACCTCCGAGCCTACGGCCAGTCAG GGCGAAGACGTTTTAAAGAGACTGGCTGAATTATCGAGGGCGTTAAAAGTTCGTGTTGCAGTGAACGCACCAGAAAAACAACCTCAGGACGACCTCCAGCTGCTCAGAAGCTCAG GAGCCGACGTCAGAACCGTGGACATGAAGAAGCTCACCTCAGGAGTCCTTCACACCAAGTTCTGGCTTGTAGACAGGAAGCACCTTTACATTGGCAGCGCCAACATGGACTGGAGATCCCTCACAcag GTGAAGGAGCTCGGTGCCGTCGTCTACAACTGCAGCTGCTTGGCTGCAGACCTGGAGAAGATCTTTGAGGCCTACTGGTACCTGGGGGGGGCTCAGTCCATCCCATCGCCGTGGCCGTCACGCTTCTCCACCGCGTTCAACAAAGAAACGCCGCTGCAGCTGCCGCTCAACAACACGCCGGCCAGCGTTTATCTGTCG AGTTCGCCCCCGTCCTTCTGCGCCTCCGGCAGGACTTCAGACCTTCAGTCCATCCTCGGCGTGATCGCCGACGCCGACCGCTTCGTCTACATCGCTGTGATGAACTACCAGCCCACCATGGAGTTCTCGCATCCTAAAAG GTACTGGGCTGACATCGACACCCAGCTGAGGCGGGTGGCGTACGAGAGGCGGGTCAAAGTTCGGCTGCTGATCAGCTGCTGGGACCACTCTCAGCCGCTCATGTTTTCCTTCCTGAGGTCTCTGGCTTCGGTCTACGAGCCAATGAGCAAACTGGACGTGCAGGTG AGGCTGTTTGTGGTCCCGTCCAACCCGAGACAGAAACAGATCCCCTTTGCAAGAGTCAACCACAACAAGTACATGGTGACTGATAAGGTGGCCTACATAG GGACGTCCAACTGGTCAGGAGACTACTTTGTGAACACGGCCGGCTCGGCGCTGGTTGTGAACCAGACGGAGTCTGGGTCCTCGGAGCCGACTGTCCAGTCCCAGCTCAAAGCCGTCTTTGAGAGGGACTGGTTCTCCAACCACAGCACCCCCCTCAGCCCAGAAGCCCTGGAGGCCTTCTGCTGA